In Fusarium oxysporum f. sp. lycopersici 4287 chromosome 4, whole genome shotgun sequence, a genomic segment contains:
- a CDS encoding hypothetical protein (At least one base has a quality score < 10): MVSCKFLTAALCAGATLALPQSKTPSNPTATIDNGIIIGTSTSIPNSKTKVNQFLGIPFAEKPIRFSPPTPAKSWDTPYNATVYKPACFMKFNYPEERRNRTIEIFATPGPPAGTSEDCLNLNIYAPAGAKAGSKPVAFWIHGGSFSHGSGSLPYYEGSKMAGYEDLVVVTVNYRTNIFGFPETYDLPKGQWNLGFLDQRLALTWVQDNIAAFGGDPKKVTIFGESAGAGSVDDLITAPPDPLPFRAAILQSGSASTNVTSTGSWTNATKLAGCDKGGFDKVLKCMREVPAAKLKDIIERGMLDFAPLSDDGVTLSNYPRDIRLESKDNPKLMARVPVMLGTTADEARIPDFMNITVKDALKTLAPGISDFQVSVLKFFYPIRSPGINNEFDQVTRMATEIGMQCPIRYVAEDFVETGIKTWRYIYNASFANTEIFMGSGAYHSAEIPTLFGTFPEKGATDFQEKLSREMQKAWGKFIRDPANGPGWAQVSKIGVFGDGVRPDSGNKPKKAMKVVNANIIEPRCLMFKGIWEKGQTKA; the protein is encoded by the exons ATGGTTTCCTGCAAATTTCTTACAGCCGCTCTTTGTGCGGGAGCAACGCTCGCACTTCCGCAATCTAAAACCCCCAGTAACCCAACCGCTACCATAGACAACGGCATCATAATAGGaacttcaacatcaattCCTAACTCCAAGACAAAGGTCAATCAATTTCTCGGAATCCCCTTCGCTGAAAAGCCTATCCGCTTCAGTCCCCCAACACCAGCCAAATCATGGGATACTCCCTACAATGCCACCGTTTACAAGCCCGCTTGTTTTATGAAGTTTAACTATCCCGAAGAACGACGGAATCGAACGATTGAGATTTTTGCTACACCTGGACCGCCAGCAGGGACTAGTGAAGACTGCCTGAACTTGAACATTTATGCTCCTGCAGGTGCAAAGGCTGGTTCAAAGCCTGTTGCGTTCTGGATTCATGGAGGAAGTTTCAGTCATGGGTCTGGATCTTTGCCTTATTATGAAGGATCCAAGATGGCAGGCTATGAAGACCTTGTTGTTGTTACTGTCAATTACAGGACCAATATCTTTGGATTTCCTGAAACCTACGATTTGCCTAAGGGACAGTGGAATCTTGG CTTCCTTGACCAACGACTAGCCCTTACCTGGGTCCAAGACAATATCGCTGCCTTTGGAGGAGATCCCAAGAAAGTCACCATCTTTGGTGAAAGTGCCGGCGCAGGAAGTGTCGATGACCTTATCACGGCTCCACCAGATCCTCTCCCTTTCCGTGCAGCTATTCTTCAGTCTGGTTCTGCCTCAACAAACGTCACATCCACTGGCTCTTGGACGAATGCAACCAAGCTAGCTGGTTGTGACAAAGGCGGCTTTGATAAAGTCCTCAAGTGCATGCGCGAGGTCCCCGccgccaagctcaaggatatTATCGAAAGGGGCATGCTCGATTTTGCACCTCTCAGCGATGACGGGGTCACTCTATCAAACTATCCCCGCGACATCCGACTCGAGTCCAAGGATAATCCAAAGCTCATGGCTCGAGTTCCTGTCATGTTAGGCACAACAGCAGATGAGGCAAGAATCCCCGACTTCATGAACATCACCGTAAAGGATGCTCTGAAAACCTTGGCCCCTGGGATAAGTGACTTTCAAGTCTCGGTACTCAAGTTCTTCTACCCTATTAGATCTCCCGGCATCAACAACGAATTTGATCAGGTCACTAGGATGGCCACAGAGATCGGCATGCAGTGTCCCATTCGGTATGTCGCGGAGGATTTCGTGGAGACTGGTATCAAGACTTGGCGATATATCTACAATGCCAGCTTTGCCAATACTGAGATATTCATGGGCAGTGGAGCATACCACTCCGCTGAGATTCCAACTCTCTTTGGGACATTTCCTGAGAAAGGTGCTACAGACTTTCAAGAGAAGTTGAGTAGAGAGATGCAGAAGGCTTGGGGTAAGTTCATCAGAGATCCCGCTAATGGACCTGGATGGGCGCAAGTTTCTAAGATCGGTGTATTTGGAGACGGGGTGAGACCTGATTCTGGCAACAAACCAAAGAAGGCTATGAAAGTTGTAAACGCAAACATCATTGAGCCAAGATGCTTGATGTTCAAGGGAATTTGGGAGAAGGGCCAGACAAAGGCGTAA